One window of the Lytechinus variegatus isolate NC3 chromosome 3, Lvar_3.0, whole genome shotgun sequence genome contains the following:
- the LOC121411974 gene encoding probable serine/threonine-protein kinase DDB_G0280461, whose product MLQLWKNTSNDTGEEILIGKGAFGKVNLMRYIPTNMPVAVKIQEKKNRGINEEDMKNKLISRSMKEAVMQHVMSDNPSFPGLLGIVEIDDNLGVVLEFIGDKRFAIIHPLCDVLFERRPGLSRLEWIDIALDIVQGLASLHENGLLHNDLKKNNILMQRSGERWRAYIIDFGHGSTITMPLKFPIFTLEEEREYLEGLLYHHLAPEIIRDQEPTSVYTDIYSLGKVLLDIGRVSGDRDLRLVAEMCTREKPYRRATMSKVELSVIRAKEKSQQ is encoded by the coding sequence ATGCTTCAACTTTGGAAGAACACATCCAATGATACAGGAGAAGAAATCTTAATAGGCAAGGGTGCTTTCGGGAAGGTGAATCTCATGCGCTACATCCCAACAAACATGCCAGTTGCTGTCAAGatccaagaaaagaaaaatcgtggaataaatgaagaagatatgaaGAACAAACTCATCTCTAGATCAATGAAGGAGGCAGTCATGCAACATGTGATGTCGGATAATCCTTCATTCCCTGGATTGCTTGGTATTGTTGAGATCGATGATAATCTTGGCGTGGTGTTAGAATTTATTGGGGACAAAAGATTTGCCATCATCCATCCATTATGTGATGTTCTCTTTGAAAGACGTCCTGGATTAAGTCGACTGGAATGGATAGACATCGCACTCGATATCGTCCAGGGTCTAGCTTCCCTCCACGAAAATGGACTCCTCCATAATGACctcaagaaaaataatatcctGATGCAACGAAGTGGTGAGCGATGGCGAGCATACATTATTGATTTTGGACATGGTAGTACAATCACAATGCCTTTAAAATTCCCAATATTCACGCTTGAAGAAGAACGGGAATATCTTGAAGGACTCCTCTATCATCATCTCGCTCCAGAAATTATAAGAGATCAGGAGCCAACCTCGGTGTACACGGATATATATTCTTTAGGAAAAGTCCTTCTTGATATTGGAAGAGTTTCTGGTGATCGGGATCTTAGGCTTGTTGCGGAGATGTGTACCAGGGAAAAACCTTATCGAAGGGCTACAATGTCAAAAGTCGAACTTTCTGTAATACGtgcaaaagaaaaatcacaGCAATGA